The Paenibacillus spongiae nucleotide sequence AGCGGGGGCATGTCGCCGACTCGATCGTCGACATCGACCGTGCGCTCGTATGGGGATTCAACTGGGAACTGGGCCCGTTCGAGCTGTGGGATGCCATCGGACTGGAACGATCCGTAGAACGCATGAAGGCGGAGGGCGATGACGTTCCCGGTTGGGTAGAGGCATGGCTGTCCGCGGGAAACGGCACCTTCTACAGGACGGATGGCTTGCAGCGGTTCTATGCGGGCGATGCCGGGGAATGGCTGCCGGTGCCCGAAGAGACGGACGTGATTCCGCTTGCGGCGCTCAAGAAGGCGGGACGTATCGTGCTTGGCAATGCGGGGGCGAGCCTGATCGATATCGGCGACGATGTCGCATGTCTGGCCTTCCATTCGCCGAACAACGCGATCGGCGGGGATATCTTGACGGCGATCCGGCAGAGCGCGGAGGAAGTGAGCCGGAACTGGCGCGGGCTGGTCGTGGCGAACGAGGGGCGGCATTTCTGCGTCGGGGCGAACCTGATGCTGCTCCTGATGGAAGCGCAGAATGGCGACTTTGACGAGGTGGACGACATTATCCGGCTGTTTCAGGACAGTATGCTGGTACTCAAGAGGCTCGACCGGCCCGTCGTCGCCGCGCCGCACAGGATGACCCTGGGAGGCGGGGTGGAGGCCTGCCTGCCGGCGGATGCGATCGTATTCGCGGCGGAGACCTATTATGGGCTCGTCGAGACCGGTGTCGGCTTGATTCCCGCAGGAGGCGGCTGCAAGGAAGCGGCGATACTCGCCGCATCGCGAGCCGGCGCGGGCGGCGATGTCCAGCCGCACTTGAATGCGCTGTTCGAGACGATCGCGATGGCCAAGACGTCTACCAGCGGATTCGATGTGCAGCGCATCGGCCTGAAGCGCCCGCAGGACCGGACCGTCATTCGCGGAGAGACGCGGATTGCCGAAGCGAAGCGGACCGTACTGGAGCTGGACCGGGCAGGCTATACGCCGCCTGATGCGAAGGCGCGCATCAGGGTTGCCGGCCGCGATGGGCGGGCCGTGCTGCAGCTCGGCGTAGAGGCGATGCGGCTCGGCGGACATATCAGCGCGCATGATGCGCACATCGGACGCAAGCTCGCGCATGTGCTTGCCGGCGGGGATGCTGCGCCGGGAGCGGAAGTGAGCGAGCGGTACATGCTCGATCTGGAACGCGAAGCGTTCCTCAGTCTGTGCGGCGAGCCGCTCACGCAAGCGCGGATGCGCCATATGCTCGCTACCGGCAAGCCGCTTCGCAATTAATAAGTGAGCGTGATTGAGCGCGGGCGGCAGTCGAAGCTGGCATGCGGAAGAATAAAAATAATACTAAGTATTACTTAGAATGACCGACGAAGGGGACATCATTCCCAATAAGGAGGAACTGCCTTGACGAATCCGACTACAAGTCCGACAACGGGACGTGATCCCGTTATCGTATCGGCGGTGCGGACG carries:
- a CDS encoding 3-hydroxyacyl-CoA dehydrogenase/enoyl-CoA hydratase family protein, producing MGAGIAAHLANAGMSVLLLDIPPSALTEGELKAGRTLEDPAVRSRLAVSAVEKLASSQPPALYDPAYIGRITPGNLEDDLPKLSGMDWIIEAVVERLDVKRDVLARVESVWKPGTIVSSNTSGLSVTAMAEGRGEAFRQHFAAAHFFNPPRHMKLVEVVPTPDTDPAVTSKLIDICERRLGKGVVKAKDTPNFIANRIGTYGMLVTIAAMRQFGLTVDEVDALTGPAMGRPKTATFRMLDLVGLDTLLHVVDNVRGRSASEEERAAFARPPELEELIRRGWIGEKAGQGFYRKIKRTGSGSEIETIDLATMTYAARRNISSPVIESAKAAKGAAEKVKALLFTDVNDRYARFAWATVKEVLLYAARQRGHVADSIVDIDRALVWGFNWELGPFELWDAIGLERSVERMKAEGDDVPGWVEAWLSAGNGTFYRTDGLQRFYAGDAGEWLPVPEETDVIPLAALKKAGRIVLGNAGASLIDIGDDVACLAFHSPNNAIGGDILTAIRQSAEEVSRNWRGLVVANEGRHFCVGANLMLLLMEAQNGDFDEVDDIIRLFQDSMLVLKRLDRPVVAAPHRMTLGGGVEACLPADAIVFAAETYYGLVETGVGLIPAGGGCKEAAILAASRAGAGGDVQPHLNALFETIAMAKTSTSGFDVQRIGLKRPQDRTVIRGETRIAEAKRTVLELDRAGYTPPDAKARIRVAGRDGRAVLQLGVEAMRLGGHISAHDAHIGRKLAHVLAGGDAAPGAEVSERYMLDLEREAFLSLCGEPLTQARMRHMLATGKPLRN